The proteins below come from a single Balaenoptera acutorostrata chromosome 2, mBalAcu1.1, whole genome shotgun sequence genomic window:
- the CREBRF gene encoding CREB3 regulatory factor, which translates to MPQPSVSGMDPPFGDAFRSHTFSEQTLMSTDLLANSSDPDFMYELDREMNYQQNPRDNFLSLEDCKDIENLESFTDVLDNEGALTSNWEQWDTYCEDLTKYTKLTSCDIWGTKEVDYLGLDDFSSPYQDEEVISKTPTLAQLNSEDSQSVSDSLYYPDSLFSVKQNPLPSSFPGKKIASRAAAPVCSSKTLQAEVPLSDCVQKASKPTSSTQIMVKTNMYHNEKVNFHVECKDYVKKAKVKINPVQQSRPLLSQVHADSAKENTCYCGAVAKRPEKKGTEPLQGHATPALPFKETQELLLSPLPQEGPVSIAAGESSSLSASTSVSDSSQKKEEHNYSLFVSDNLGEQPTKCSPEEDEEDEEDVDDEDHDEGFGSEHELSENEEEEEEEEDYEDDKDDDISDTFSEPGYENDSVEDLKEMTSITSRKRGKRRYFWEYSEQLTPSQQERMLRPSEWNRDTLPSNMYQKNGLHHGKYAVKKSRRTDVEDLTPNPKKLLQIGNELRKLNKVISDLTPVSELPLTARPRSRKEKNKLASRACRLKKKAQYEANKVKLWGLNTEYDNLLFVINSIKQEIVNRVQNPREERGPNMGQKLEILIKDTLGLPVAGQTSEFVNQVLEKTAEGNPTGGLVGLRIPTSKV; encoded by the exons ATGCCTCAG CCTAGTGTAAGCGGAATGGATCCGCCTTTTGGGGATGCCTTTCGAAGCCACACCTTTTCAGAACAGACTCTGATGAGCACAGATCTCTTAGCAAACAGTTCAGATCCAGATTTCATGTATGAACTG GATAGAGAGATGAACTACCAGCAAAATCCTAGAGACAACTTCCTTTCTTTGGAGGACTGCAAAGACATTGAAAATCTGGAGTCTTTCACAGATGTCCTGGATAACGAGGGTGCTTTAACCTCAAACTGGGAACAGTGGGATACATACTGTGAAGACTTAACGAAGTACACCAAACTAACCAGCTGTGACATCTGGGGAACAAAAGAAGTGGATTACTTGGGTCTTGATGACTTTTCTAGCCCTTACCAAGATGAAGAGGTCATAAGTAAAACTCCAACTTTGGCCCAGCTTAATAGTGAGGACTCTCAGTCTGTTTCTGATTCCCTTTATTACCCTGATTCACTTTTCAGTGTCAAACAAAATCCCTTGCCCTCATCATTCCCTGGTAAAAAGATCGCAAGCAGAGCAGCTGCTCCTGTGTGTTCTTCTAAGACTCTTCAGGCTGAGGTCCCTTTGTCAGACTGTGTCCAAAAAGCAAGTAAACCCACTTCAAGCACACAAATCATGGTGAAGACCAACATGTATCATAATGAAAAAGTGAACTTTCATGTTGAATGTAAAGACTATGTGAAAAAGGCAAAGGTAAAGATCAACCCAGTGCAGCAGAGCCGGCCTCTATTGAGCCAGGTTCATGCAGATTCAGCAAAGGAGAACACCTGCTACTGTGGAGCCGTAGCCAAAAGACCAGAGAAAAAAGGGACGGAGCCTCTGCAGGGCCATGCCACTCCAGCTTTGCCTTTTAAAGAAACCCAGGAACTATTACTCAGTCCCCTGCCCCAGGAGGGGCCTGTGTCGATTGCAGCAGGAGAGAGTAGCAGCCTTTCTGCCAGCACATCGGTCTCAGATTCATCccagaaaaaagaagagcacaATTATTCCCTTTTTGTGTCCGACAACTTGGGTGAACAGCCAACCAAATGCAGTCCTGAAGAAGACGAGGAGGACGAGGAAGATGTTGACGATGAGGACCATGATGAAGGATTTGGCAGCGAGCACGAACTTTCTGAAAacgaggaagaggaagaagaggaagaggattaTGAAGATGACAAGGATGATGACATCAGTGACACTTTCTCTGAACCAG gctatgAAAATGATTCTGTGGAAGACTTGAAGGAGATGACTTCAATTACCTCTCGGAAGAGAGGTAAAAGAAGGTACTTCTGGGAGTATAGTGAACAACTCACACCATCACAGCAAGAGAGGATGCTAAGGCCATCTGAATGGAACAGAGATACCTTGCCAAGTAACATGTATCAGAAGAATGGCTTACATCATG GCAAATATGCAGTAAAGAAGTCACGGAGAACGGATGTGGAAGACCTGACTCCAAATCCTAAAAAACTACTCCAGATAGGCAATGAACTACGGAAACTGAATAAGGTGATTAGTGATCTGACTCCAGTCAGTGAGCTTCCCTTAACAGCCCGGCCAAGgtcaaggaaggaaaaaaataagctgGCTTCCAG GGCTTGTCGGTTAAAGAAAAAAGCGCAGTATGAAGCTAATAAAGTGAAATTATGGGGCCTCAACACAGAATACG ataatttattgtttgtaatcAACTCCATCAAGCAAGAGATTGTAAACCGAGTACAGAatccaagagaggagagaggaccCAACATGGGACAGAAGCTTGAAATCCTCATTAAAGATACCCTTG GTCTCCCAGTTGCTGGGCAAACCTCAGAATTTGTTAACCAAGTGTTAGAGAAAACTGCGGAAGGCAATCCCACTGGAGGCCTTGTAGGACTAAGGATACCAACATCAAAAGTGTAA